Proteins encoded within one genomic window of Columba livia isolate bColLiv1 breed racing homer chromosome 1, bColLiv1.pat.W.v2, whole genome shotgun sequence:
- the GK gene encoding glycerol kinase isoform X2 has protein sequence MAASDRMVLGPLVGSIDQGTSSTRFLVFNAKTAELLSHHQVEIEQKFPKEGWVEQDPKEILKSVHECVERTCEKLQQLNIDITNIKAIGVSNQRETTVVWDKTTGEPLSNAIVWLDLRTQSTVERLLKRIPGKNKAYFKSRTGLPLSTYFSAVKLRWLLDNVKEIQQAVDDGRALFGTIDSWLIWCLTGGKNGGVHCTDVTNASRTMLFNIHSLDWDPELCQFFDIPMEILPKVRSSSEIYGLMKICSSLKSGALTGVPISGCLGDQSAALVGQMCFQDGQAKNTYGTGCFLLCNTGQKSVLSEHGLLTTIAYKLGRDKPVCYALEGSVAIAGAVVRWLRDNLGIVQTSQEVEKLAAEAGTSYGCYFVPAFSGLYAPYWEPSARGIICGLTQFTNKNHIAFAALEAVCFQTREILDAMNKDCGIPLHQLQVDGGMTNNKLLMQLQSDILCIPVVKPSMPETTALGAAMAAGAAEGVGVWSLNPGDLTAVTCERFEPQINPEESESRYARWKKAVMRSMDWETSEAPSNAVDPSIFCSLPLGFFIMSSVIMLIGAKYVSVISIVGLRIESTED, from the exons gtttttaatgcaaaaacAGCAGAGCTCTTGAGTCACCATCAAGTTGAGATAGAGCAGAAATTCCCCAAAGAAGG aTGGGTAGAACAAGATCCAAAGGAAATATTAAAGTCTGTCCATGAATGTGTTGAAAGgacctgtgagaaactgcaacaACTGAACATAGACATCACTAACATAAAAG CCATTGGAGTCAGCAATCAGAGAGAAACAACAGTGGTTTGGGACAAGACAActggagaacctctttcaaatGCTATTG TATGGCTTGACCTGAGAACCCAGTCAACAGTTGAACGGCTTCTTAAAAGAattccaggaaaaaacaaagcatattttaag tcTAGAACTGGTCTTCCACTTAGCACTTATTTTAGTGCAGTGAAACTTCGGTGGCTTTTGGATAATGTGAAAGAGATTCAGCAAGCAGTTGATGATGGAAGAGCTCTATTTGGGACTATTGATTCATGGCTTATATGG tGTTTGACAGGTGGAAAGAATGGAGGCGTTCACTGTACAGATGTAACCAATGCCAGTAGGACAATGTTGTTCAACATTCATTCCTTGGACTGGGATCCTGAGCTCTGCCA GTTCTTTGATATTCCTATGGAAATACTTCCTAAAGTCCGAAGCTCCTCTGAGATTTATGGCCTGATG AAAATCTGTTCTAGCCTG AAATCTGGAGCTTTGACAGGTGTACCAATTTCTGGG TGCCTGGGTGACCAGTCTGCTGCTCTTGTTGGGCAAATGTGTTTTCAAGATGGGCAGGCAAAAAATAC GTATGGAACAGGATGTTTCTTGCTGTGCAATACAGGTCAGAAG TCTGTGCTTTCTGAGCATGGTCTTCTAACCACAATAGCTTACAAACTGGGCAGAGACAAACCTGTTTGTTATGCACTAGAG gGATCTGTTGCTATAGCTGGTGCTGTTGTTCGTTGGCTGAGGGACAATCTAGGTATCGTTCAGACTTCACAGGAAGTTG AAAAACTGGCTGCAGAAGCAGGGACTTCTTACGGCTGCTACTTTGTGCCAGCATTTTCAGGACTATATGCACCATACTGGGAACCCAGTGCAAGGGG tatTATCTGTGGCCTTACTCAgtttacaaataaaaaccacattGCCTTTGCTGCACTGGAAGCAGTCTGCTTTCAAACACGAGAG ATTTTAGATGCCATGAACAAGGACTGTGGGATACCACTACATCAGTTACAAGTAGACGGAGGAATGACTAATAACAAGCTCCTCATGCAACTCCAATCAGACATTCTCTGTATTCCAGTAG TAAAGCCATCAATGCCTGAAACAACAGCTCTAGGAGCTGCtatggcagcaggagctgcagaaggaGTTGGAGTTTGGAGTCTGAATCCTGGAGATTTGACAGCAGTGACATGTGAACGATTTGAACCACAGATCAACCCAGAGG AAAGTGAATCTCGCTACGCCAGATGGAAGAAAGCTGTGATGAGATCTATGGACTGGGAGACATCTGAAGCTCCGTCAAATG CAGTTGACCCTAGTATCTTCTGTAGTCtgcctttgggtttttttattatgagtAGCGTGATAATGTTAATCGGAGCAAAGTACGTCTCAG TCATCAGTATTGTAGGTTTGAGGATTGAATCTACTGAGGATTGA
- the GK gene encoding glycerol kinase isoform X3, which yields MAASDRMVLGPLVGSIDQGTSSTRFLVFNAKTAELLSHHQVEIEQKFPKEGWVEQDPKEILKSVHECVERTCEKLQQLNIDITNIKAIGVSNQRETTVVWDKTTGEPLSNAIVWLDLRTQSTVERLLKRIPGKNKAYFKSRTGLPLSTYFSAVKLRWLLDNVKEIQQAVDDGRALFGTIDSWLIWCLTGGKNGGVHCTDVTNASRTMLFNIHSLDWDPELCQFFDIPMEILPKVRSSSEIYGLMKICSSLKSGALTGVPISGCLGDQSAALVGQMCFQDGQAKNTYGTGCFLLCNTGQKSVLSEHGLLTTIAYKLGRDKPVCYALEGSVAIAGAVVRWLRDNLGIVQTSQEVEKLAAEAGTSYGCYFVPAFSGLYAPYWEPSARGIICGLTQFTNKNHIAFAALEAVCFQTREILDAMNKDCGIPLHQLQVDGGMTNNKLLMQLQSDILCIPVVKPSMPETTALGAAMAAGAAEGVGVWSLNPGDLTAVTCERFEPQINPEESESRYARWKKAVMRSMDWETSEAPSNVDPSIFCSLPLGFFIMSSVIMLIGAKYVSVISIVGLRIESTED from the exons gtttttaatgcaaaaacAGCAGAGCTCTTGAGTCACCATCAAGTTGAGATAGAGCAGAAATTCCCCAAAGAAGG aTGGGTAGAACAAGATCCAAAGGAAATATTAAAGTCTGTCCATGAATGTGTTGAAAGgacctgtgagaaactgcaacaACTGAACATAGACATCACTAACATAAAAG CCATTGGAGTCAGCAATCAGAGAGAAACAACAGTGGTTTGGGACAAGACAActggagaacctctttcaaatGCTATTG TATGGCTTGACCTGAGAACCCAGTCAACAGTTGAACGGCTTCTTAAAAGAattccaggaaaaaacaaagcatattttaag tcTAGAACTGGTCTTCCACTTAGCACTTATTTTAGTGCAGTGAAACTTCGGTGGCTTTTGGATAATGTGAAAGAGATTCAGCAAGCAGTTGATGATGGAAGAGCTCTATTTGGGACTATTGATTCATGGCTTATATGG tGTTTGACAGGTGGAAAGAATGGAGGCGTTCACTGTACAGATGTAACCAATGCCAGTAGGACAATGTTGTTCAACATTCATTCCTTGGACTGGGATCCTGAGCTCTGCCA GTTCTTTGATATTCCTATGGAAATACTTCCTAAAGTCCGAAGCTCCTCTGAGATTTATGGCCTGATG AAAATCTGTTCTAGCCTG AAATCTGGAGCTTTGACAGGTGTACCAATTTCTGGG TGCCTGGGTGACCAGTCTGCTGCTCTTGTTGGGCAAATGTGTTTTCAAGATGGGCAGGCAAAAAATAC GTATGGAACAGGATGTTTCTTGCTGTGCAATACAGGTCAGAAG TCTGTGCTTTCTGAGCATGGTCTTCTAACCACAATAGCTTACAAACTGGGCAGAGACAAACCTGTTTGTTATGCACTAGAG gGATCTGTTGCTATAGCTGGTGCTGTTGTTCGTTGGCTGAGGGACAATCTAGGTATCGTTCAGACTTCACAGGAAGTTG AAAAACTGGCTGCAGAAGCAGGGACTTCTTACGGCTGCTACTTTGTGCCAGCATTTTCAGGACTATATGCACCATACTGGGAACCCAGTGCAAGGGG tatTATCTGTGGCCTTACTCAgtttacaaataaaaaccacattGCCTTTGCTGCACTGGAAGCAGTCTGCTTTCAAACACGAGAG ATTTTAGATGCCATGAACAAGGACTGTGGGATACCACTACATCAGTTACAAGTAGACGGAGGAATGACTAATAACAAGCTCCTCATGCAACTCCAATCAGACATTCTCTGTATTCCAGTAG TAAAGCCATCAATGCCTGAAACAACAGCTCTAGGAGCTGCtatggcagcaggagctgcagaaggaGTTGGAGTTTGGAGTCTGAATCCTGGAGATTTGACAGCAGTGACATGTGAACGATTTGAACCACAGATCAACCCAGAGG AAAGTGAATCTCGCTACGCCAGATGGAAGAAAGCTGTGATGAGATCTATGGACTGGGAGACATCTGAAGCTCCGTCAAATG TTGACCCTAGTATCTTCTGTAGTCtgcctttgggtttttttattatgagtAGCGTGATAATGTTAATCGGAGCAAAGTACGTCTCAG TCATCAGTATTGTAGGTTTGAGGATTGAATCTACTGAGGATTGA
- the GK gene encoding glycerol kinase isoform X6: MAASDRMVLGPLVGSIDQGTSSTRFLVFNAKTAELLSHHQVEIEQKFPKEGWVEQDPKEILKSVHECVERTCEKLQQLNIDITNIKAIGVSNQRETTVVWDKTTGEPLSNAIVWLDLRTQSTVERLLKRIPGKNKAYFKSRTGLPLSTYFSAVKLRWLLDNVKEIQQAVDDGRALFGTIDSWLIWCLTGGKNGGVHCTDVTNASRTMLFNIHSLDWDPELCQFFDIPMEILPKVRSSSEIYGLMKSGALTGVPISGCLGDQSAALVGQMCFQDGQAKNTYGTGCFLLCNTGQKSVLSEHGLLTTIAYKLGRDKPVCYALEGSVAIAGAVVRWLRDNLGIVQTSQEVEKLAAEAGTSYGCYFVPAFSGLYAPYWEPSARGIICGLTQFTNKNHIAFAALEAVCFQTREILDAMNKDCGIPLHQLQVDGGMTNNKLLMQLQSDILCIPVVKPSMPETTALGAAMAAGAAEGVGVWSLNPGDLTAVTCERFEPQINPEESESRYARWKKAVMRSMDWETSEAPSNVDPSIFCSLPLGFFIMSSVIMLIGAKYVSVISIVGLRIESTED, from the exons gtttttaatgcaaaaacAGCAGAGCTCTTGAGTCACCATCAAGTTGAGATAGAGCAGAAATTCCCCAAAGAAGG aTGGGTAGAACAAGATCCAAAGGAAATATTAAAGTCTGTCCATGAATGTGTTGAAAGgacctgtgagaaactgcaacaACTGAACATAGACATCACTAACATAAAAG CCATTGGAGTCAGCAATCAGAGAGAAACAACAGTGGTTTGGGACAAGACAActggagaacctctttcaaatGCTATTG TATGGCTTGACCTGAGAACCCAGTCAACAGTTGAACGGCTTCTTAAAAGAattccaggaaaaaacaaagcatattttaag tcTAGAACTGGTCTTCCACTTAGCACTTATTTTAGTGCAGTGAAACTTCGGTGGCTTTTGGATAATGTGAAAGAGATTCAGCAAGCAGTTGATGATGGAAGAGCTCTATTTGGGACTATTGATTCATGGCTTATATGG tGTTTGACAGGTGGAAAGAATGGAGGCGTTCACTGTACAGATGTAACCAATGCCAGTAGGACAATGTTGTTCAACATTCATTCCTTGGACTGGGATCCTGAGCTCTGCCA GTTCTTTGATATTCCTATGGAAATACTTCCTAAAGTCCGAAGCTCCTCTGAGATTTATGGCCTGATG AAATCTGGAGCTTTGACAGGTGTACCAATTTCTGGG TGCCTGGGTGACCAGTCTGCTGCTCTTGTTGGGCAAATGTGTTTTCAAGATGGGCAGGCAAAAAATAC GTATGGAACAGGATGTTTCTTGCTGTGCAATACAGGTCAGAAG TCTGTGCTTTCTGAGCATGGTCTTCTAACCACAATAGCTTACAAACTGGGCAGAGACAAACCTGTTTGTTATGCACTAGAG gGATCTGTTGCTATAGCTGGTGCTGTTGTTCGTTGGCTGAGGGACAATCTAGGTATCGTTCAGACTTCACAGGAAGTTG AAAAACTGGCTGCAGAAGCAGGGACTTCTTACGGCTGCTACTTTGTGCCAGCATTTTCAGGACTATATGCACCATACTGGGAACCCAGTGCAAGGGG tatTATCTGTGGCCTTACTCAgtttacaaataaaaaccacattGCCTTTGCTGCACTGGAAGCAGTCTGCTTTCAAACACGAGAG ATTTTAGATGCCATGAACAAGGACTGTGGGATACCACTACATCAGTTACAAGTAGACGGAGGAATGACTAATAACAAGCTCCTCATGCAACTCCAATCAGACATTCTCTGTATTCCAGTAG TAAAGCCATCAATGCCTGAAACAACAGCTCTAGGAGCTGCtatggcagcaggagctgcagaaggaGTTGGAGTTTGGAGTCTGAATCCTGGAGATTTGACAGCAGTGACATGTGAACGATTTGAACCACAGATCAACCCAGAGG AAAGTGAATCTCGCTACGCCAGATGGAAGAAAGCTGTGATGAGATCTATGGACTGGGAGACATCTGAAGCTCCGTCAAATG TTGACCCTAGTATCTTCTGTAGTCtgcctttgggtttttttattatgagtAGCGTGATAATGTTAATCGGAGCAAAGTACGTCTCAG TCATCAGTATTGTAGGTTTGAGGATTGAATCTACTGAGGATTGA
- the GK gene encoding glycerol kinase isoform X7: MAASDRMVLGPLVGSIDQGTSSTRFLVFNAKTAELLSHHQVEIEQKFPKEGWVEQDPKEILKSVHECVERTCEKLQQLNIDITNIKAIGVSNQRETTVVWDKTTGEPLSNAIVWLDLRTQSTVERLLKRIPGKNKAYFKSRTGLPLSTYFSAVKLRWLLDNVKEIQQAVDDGRALFGTIDSWLIWCLTGGKNGGVHCTDVTNASRTMLFNIHSLDWDPELCQFFDIPMEILPKVRSSSEIYGLMKICSSLKSGALTGVPISGCLGDQSAALVGQMCFQDGQAKNTYGTGCFLLCNTGQKSVLSEHGLLTTIAYKLGRDKPVCYALEGSVAIAGAVVRWLRDNLGIVQTSQEVEKLAAEAGTSYGCYFVPAFSGLYAPYWEPSARGIICGLTQFTNKNHIAFAALEAVCFQTREILDAMNKDCGIPLHQLQVDGGMTNNKLLMQLQSDILCIPVVKPSMPETTALGAAMAAGAAEGVGVWSLNPGDLTAVTCERFEPQINPEESESRYARWKKAVMRSMDWETSEAPSNAVDPSIFCSLPLGFFIMSSVIMLIGAKYVSGTGK; the protein is encoded by the exons gtttttaatgcaaaaacAGCAGAGCTCTTGAGTCACCATCAAGTTGAGATAGAGCAGAAATTCCCCAAAGAAGG aTGGGTAGAACAAGATCCAAAGGAAATATTAAAGTCTGTCCATGAATGTGTTGAAAGgacctgtgagaaactgcaacaACTGAACATAGACATCACTAACATAAAAG CCATTGGAGTCAGCAATCAGAGAGAAACAACAGTGGTTTGGGACAAGACAActggagaacctctttcaaatGCTATTG TATGGCTTGACCTGAGAACCCAGTCAACAGTTGAACGGCTTCTTAAAAGAattccaggaaaaaacaaagcatattttaag tcTAGAACTGGTCTTCCACTTAGCACTTATTTTAGTGCAGTGAAACTTCGGTGGCTTTTGGATAATGTGAAAGAGATTCAGCAAGCAGTTGATGATGGAAGAGCTCTATTTGGGACTATTGATTCATGGCTTATATGG tGTTTGACAGGTGGAAAGAATGGAGGCGTTCACTGTACAGATGTAACCAATGCCAGTAGGACAATGTTGTTCAACATTCATTCCTTGGACTGGGATCCTGAGCTCTGCCA GTTCTTTGATATTCCTATGGAAATACTTCCTAAAGTCCGAAGCTCCTCTGAGATTTATGGCCTGATG AAAATCTGTTCTAGCCTG AAATCTGGAGCTTTGACAGGTGTACCAATTTCTGGG TGCCTGGGTGACCAGTCTGCTGCTCTTGTTGGGCAAATGTGTTTTCAAGATGGGCAGGCAAAAAATAC GTATGGAACAGGATGTTTCTTGCTGTGCAATACAGGTCAGAAG TCTGTGCTTTCTGAGCATGGTCTTCTAACCACAATAGCTTACAAACTGGGCAGAGACAAACCTGTTTGTTATGCACTAGAG gGATCTGTTGCTATAGCTGGTGCTGTTGTTCGTTGGCTGAGGGACAATCTAGGTATCGTTCAGACTTCACAGGAAGTTG AAAAACTGGCTGCAGAAGCAGGGACTTCTTACGGCTGCTACTTTGTGCCAGCATTTTCAGGACTATATGCACCATACTGGGAACCCAGTGCAAGGGG tatTATCTGTGGCCTTACTCAgtttacaaataaaaaccacattGCCTTTGCTGCACTGGAAGCAGTCTGCTTTCAAACACGAGAG ATTTTAGATGCCATGAACAAGGACTGTGGGATACCACTACATCAGTTACAAGTAGACGGAGGAATGACTAATAACAAGCTCCTCATGCAACTCCAATCAGACATTCTCTGTATTCCAGTAG TAAAGCCATCAATGCCTGAAACAACAGCTCTAGGAGCTGCtatggcagcaggagctgcagaaggaGTTGGAGTTTGGAGTCTGAATCCTGGAGATTTGACAGCAGTGACATGTGAACGATTTGAACCACAGATCAACCCAGAGG AAAGTGAATCTCGCTACGCCAGATGGAAGAAAGCTGTGATGAGATCTATGGACTGGGAGACATCTGAAGCTCCGTCAAATG CAGTTGACCCTAGTATCTTCTGTAGTCtgcctttgggtttttttattatgagtAGCGTGATAATGTTAATCGGAGCAAAGTACGTCTCAG gTACTGGTAAATGA
- the GK gene encoding glycerol kinase isoform X11, whose product MAASDRMVLGPLVGSIDQGTSSTRFLVFNAKTAELLSHHQVEIEQKFPKEGWVEQDPKEILKSVHECVERTCEKLQQLNIDITNIKAIGVSNQRETTVVWDKTTGEPLSNAIVWLDLRTQSTVERLLKRIPGKNKAYFKSRTGLPLSTYFSAVKLRWLLDNVKEIQQAVDDGRALFGTIDSWLIWCLTGGKNGGVHCTDVTNASRTMLFNIHSLDWDPELCQFFDIPMEILPKVRSSSEIYGLMKICSSLKSGALTGVPISGCLGDQSAALVGQMCFQDGQAKNTYGTGCFLLCNTGQKSVLSEHGLLTTIAYKLGRDKPVCYALEGSVAIAGAVVRWLRDNLGIVQTSQEVEKLAAEAGTSYGCYFVPAFSGLYAPYWEPSARGIICGLTQFTNKNHIAFAALEAVCFQTREILDAMNKDCGIPLHQLQVDGGMTNNKLLMQLQSDILCIPVVKPSMPETTALGAAMAAGAAEGVGVWSLNPGDLTAVTCERFEPQINPEESESRYARWKKAVMRSMDWETSEAPSNVISIVGLRIESTED is encoded by the exons gtttttaatgcaaaaacAGCAGAGCTCTTGAGTCACCATCAAGTTGAGATAGAGCAGAAATTCCCCAAAGAAGG aTGGGTAGAACAAGATCCAAAGGAAATATTAAAGTCTGTCCATGAATGTGTTGAAAGgacctgtgagaaactgcaacaACTGAACATAGACATCACTAACATAAAAG CCATTGGAGTCAGCAATCAGAGAGAAACAACAGTGGTTTGGGACAAGACAActggagaacctctttcaaatGCTATTG TATGGCTTGACCTGAGAACCCAGTCAACAGTTGAACGGCTTCTTAAAAGAattccaggaaaaaacaaagcatattttaag tcTAGAACTGGTCTTCCACTTAGCACTTATTTTAGTGCAGTGAAACTTCGGTGGCTTTTGGATAATGTGAAAGAGATTCAGCAAGCAGTTGATGATGGAAGAGCTCTATTTGGGACTATTGATTCATGGCTTATATGG tGTTTGACAGGTGGAAAGAATGGAGGCGTTCACTGTACAGATGTAACCAATGCCAGTAGGACAATGTTGTTCAACATTCATTCCTTGGACTGGGATCCTGAGCTCTGCCA GTTCTTTGATATTCCTATGGAAATACTTCCTAAAGTCCGAAGCTCCTCTGAGATTTATGGCCTGATG AAAATCTGTTCTAGCCTG AAATCTGGAGCTTTGACAGGTGTACCAATTTCTGGG TGCCTGGGTGACCAGTCTGCTGCTCTTGTTGGGCAAATGTGTTTTCAAGATGGGCAGGCAAAAAATAC GTATGGAACAGGATGTTTCTTGCTGTGCAATACAGGTCAGAAG TCTGTGCTTTCTGAGCATGGTCTTCTAACCACAATAGCTTACAAACTGGGCAGAGACAAACCTGTTTGTTATGCACTAGAG gGATCTGTTGCTATAGCTGGTGCTGTTGTTCGTTGGCTGAGGGACAATCTAGGTATCGTTCAGACTTCACAGGAAGTTG AAAAACTGGCTGCAGAAGCAGGGACTTCTTACGGCTGCTACTTTGTGCCAGCATTTTCAGGACTATATGCACCATACTGGGAACCCAGTGCAAGGGG tatTATCTGTGGCCTTACTCAgtttacaaataaaaaccacattGCCTTTGCTGCACTGGAAGCAGTCTGCTTTCAAACACGAGAG ATTTTAGATGCCATGAACAAGGACTGTGGGATACCACTACATCAGTTACAAGTAGACGGAGGAATGACTAATAACAAGCTCCTCATGCAACTCCAATCAGACATTCTCTGTATTCCAGTAG TAAAGCCATCAATGCCTGAAACAACAGCTCTAGGAGCTGCtatggcagcaggagctgcagaaggaGTTGGAGTTTGGAGTCTGAATCCTGGAGATTTGACAGCAGTGACATGTGAACGATTTGAACCACAGATCAACCCAGAGG AAAGTGAATCTCGCTACGCCAGATGGAAGAAAGCTGTGATGAGATCTATGGACTGGGAGACATCTGAAGCTCCGTCAAATG TCATCAGTATTGTAGGTTTGAGGATTGAATCTACTGAGGATTGA
- the GK gene encoding glycerol kinase isoform X8 → MAASDRMVLGPLVGSIDQGTSSTRFLVFNAKTAELLSHHQVEIEQKFPKEGWVEQDPKEILKSVHECVERTCEKLQQLNIDITNIKAIGVSNQRETTVVWDKTTGEPLSNAIVWLDLRTQSTVERLLKRIPGKNKAYFKSRTGLPLSTYFSAVKLRWLLDNVKEIQQAVDDGRALFGTIDSWLIWCLTGGKNGGVHCTDVTNASRTMLFNIHSLDWDPELCQFFDIPMEILPKVRSSSEIYGLMKICSSLKSGALTGVPISGCLGDQSAALVGQMCFQDGQAKNTYGTGCFLLCNTGQKSVLSEHGLLTTIAYKLGRDKPVCYALEGSVAIAGAVVRWLRDNLGIVQTSQEVEKLAAEAGTSYGCYFVPAFSGLYAPYWEPSARGIICGLTQFTNKNHIAFAALEAVCFQTREILDAMNKDCGIPLHQLQVDGGMTNNKLLMQLQSDILCIPVVKPSMPETTALGAAMAAGAAEGVGVWSLNPGDLTAVTCERFEPQINPEESESRYARWKKAVMRSMDWETSEAPSNVDPSIFCSLPLGFFIMSSVIMLIGAKYVSGTGK, encoded by the exons gtttttaatgcaaaaacAGCAGAGCTCTTGAGTCACCATCAAGTTGAGATAGAGCAGAAATTCCCCAAAGAAGG aTGGGTAGAACAAGATCCAAAGGAAATATTAAAGTCTGTCCATGAATGTGTTGAAAGgacctgtgagaaactgcaacaACTGAACATAGACATCACTAACATAAAAG CCATTGGAGTCAGCAATCAGAGAGAAACAACAGTGGTTTGGGACAAGACAActggagaacctctttcaaatGCTATTG TATGGCTTGACCTGAGAACCCAGTCAACAGTTGAACGGCTTCTTAAAAGAattccaggaaaaaacaaagcatattttaag tcTAGAACTGGTCTTCCACTTAGCACTTATTTTAGTGCAGTGAAACTTCGGTGGCTTTTGGATAATGTGAAAGAGATTCAGCAAGCAGTTGATGATGGAAGAGCTCTATTTGGGACTATTGATTCATGGCTTATATGG tGTTTGACAGGTGGAAAGAATGGAGGCGTTCACTGTACAGATGTAACCAATGCCAGTAGGACAATGTTGTTCAACATTCATTCCTTGGACTGGGATCCTGAGCTCTGCCA GTTCTTTGATATTCCTATGGAAATACTTCCTAAAGTCCGAAGCTCCTCTGAGATTTATGGCCTGATG AAAATCTGTTCTAGCCTG AAATCTGGAGCTTTGACAGGTGTACCAATTTCTGGG TGCCTGGGTGACCAGTCTGCTGCTCTTGTTGGGCAAATGTGTTTTCAAGATGGGCAGGCAAAAAATAC GTATGGAACAGGATGTTTCTTGCTGTGCAATACAGGTCAGAAG TCTGTGCTTTCTGAGCATGGTCTTCTAACCACAATAGCTTACAAACTGGGCAGAGACAAACCTGTTTGTTATGCACTAGAG gGATCTGTTGCTATAGCTGGTGCTGTTGTTCGTTGGCTGAGGGACAATCTAGGTATCGTTCAGACTTCACAGGAAGTTG AAAAACTGGCTGCAGAAGCAGGGACTTCTTACGGCTGCTACTTTGTGCCAGCATTTTCAGGACTATATGCACCATACTGGGAACCCAGTGCAAGGGG tatTATCTGTGGCCTTACTCAgtttacaaataaaaaccacattGCCTTTGCTGCACTGGAAGCAGTCTGCTTTCAAACACGAGAG ATTTTAGATGCCATGAACAAGGACTGTGGGATACCACTACATCAGTTACAAGTAGACGGAGGAATGACTAATAACAAGCTCCTCATGCAACTCCAATCAGACATTCTCTGTATTCCAGTAG TAAAGCCATCAATGCCTGAAACAACAGCTCTAGGAGCTGCtatggcagcaggagctgcagaaggaGTTGGAGTTTGGAGTCTGAATCCTGGAGATTTGACAGCAGTGACATGTGAACGATTTGAACCACAGATCAACCCAGAGG AAAGTGAATCTCGCTACGCCAGATGGAAGAAAGCTGTGATGAGATCTATGGACTGGGAGACATCTGAAGCTCCGTCAAATG TTGACCCTAGTATCTTCTGTAGTCtgcctttgggtttttttattatgagtAGCGTGATAATGTTAATCGGAGCAAAGTACGTCTCAG gTACTGGTAAATGA